From one Streptomyces chromofuscus genomic stretch:
- a CDS encoding streptophobe family protein, which produces MRGGDTVPRIGGSAVSVEKAGYGTRLPWVDILLSAIASVSWALIGMAATAALGLRLLEADSAGSLGPMTAAVVALGAGGSVTPSGDLSAFGLTGAEATTAIEITPLGVSLVGALLLSWFFLRSLRAAGVVVAASELLARAGAVAALFVATLGGLAWAGHDVVTIDGGALGLDDLPGGSGSGGLEIPGLGDVGDVGGLLPDRVGDLVDAEAAVGFAVDPAPTLLGGLGWAVGVLLIALLASRRTSLPRGWEAVHRGVRPAVSALVTVVLVAVVAGLAAAAYAAIGDDHPGRIAGAALLGAPNGVWLGVPLGLFVPWHGEASGALTRFLPDPLDDLLVDSDQQVTLGRLAELDGRLWLLGVAAALMMLLAGVLTGVRTPVTGARGAVTGARGAVTGARGAVTAARGAVRGPSGTGAGCVRGPAALWFAGWCALRLGCVTAVALPLLGWLTEVSVDASLSVLGFDAFGAGIELRSDLPAALLLGALWGAGAGAVGALLACAAGAAGRRAAPAALSDAAAGVRGHGETSGPYVPSTPYRPPNPDTNPYLRLPDGLREPEDARPPGAAAGGGDGWASGGDPARAAGGGRAGGDPVPRAGGDGRAIGGDHVRGPGSEHGRAAGSDHARAAEGDDVYGAPTVARPFEPPPPRSRSGAPGASSPGRRPPGSPPPEDGPPPPGPPPPGPPPPGRPGRGR; this is translated from the coding sequence ATGCGCGGCGGCGACACCGTGCCGCGGATCGGGGGGTCTGCCGTGAGCGTCGAGAAGGCCGGATACGGCACGAGGTTGCCCTGGGTCGACATCCTGCTGTCCGCGATCGCCTCCGTGAGCTGGGCGTTGATCGGGATGGCGGCGACGGCGGCGCTCGGACTGCGCCTGCTGGAGGCCGACTCGGCCGGTTCGCTGGGGCCGATGACCGCGGCGGTGGTGGCCCTCGGGGCAGGTGGTTCCGTCACACCGTCCGGCGATCTGTCGGCGTTCGGACTGACCGGCGCGGAGGCCACCACGGCCATCGAGATCACGCCATTGGGCGTGAGTCTGGTCGGCGCTCTCCTGCTGTCCTGGTTCTTCCTACGGTCCCTGCGCGCGGCGGGAGTTGTGGTCGCGGCCTCCGAACTGCTCGCGCGCGCCGGTGCGGTGGCCGCGCTGTTCGTGGCGACGCTGGGCGGACTGGCATGGGCCGGGCACGACGTCGTCACGATCGACGGGGGCGCGCTCGGTCTGGACGACCTGCCCGGCGGCTCGGGTTCCGGGGGCCTCGAGATTCCCGGGCTCGGTGACGTCGGGGACGTCGGGGGGCTGCTGCCGGACCGGGTCGGCGACCTGGTGGACGCGGAGGCGGCGGTGGGCTTCGCCGTCGATCCCGCGCCGACGCTGCTCGGCGGGCTGGGCTGGGCCGTCGGCGTGCTGCTGATCGCGCTGCTGGCCTCCCGCCGCACTTCCCTGCCCCGCGGCTGGGAGGCCGTGCACCGGGGGGTACGGCCGGCCGTTTCGGCGCTGGTCACGGTGGTGCTGGTGGCGGTGGTGGCGGGGCTCGCGGCGGCGGCGTACGCGGCGATCGGCGACGACCACCCCGGGCGGATCGCGGGCGCGGCGCTGCTGGGCGCCCCGAACGGGGTGTGGCTGGGCGTTCCCCTCGGCCTGTTCGTGCCGTGGCACGGCGAGGCGTCGGGGGCGCTCACCCGCTTCCTGCCGGATCCGCTGGACGACCTGCTCGTCGACTCGGACCAGCAGGTCACCCTGGGACGGCTCGCGGAGTTGGACGGGCGGCTGTGGCTGCTGGGCGTGGCGGCGGCCCTGATGATGCTGCTGGCAGGGGTTCTGACGGGGGTGCGGACGCCGGTGACGGGTGCGCGGGGGGCGGTGACGGGTGCGCGGGGGGCGGTGACGGGTGCGCGGGGGGCGGTGACGGCCGCGCGGGGGGCGGTGCGAGGGCCGTCCGGCACGGGTGCGGGGTGCGTACGGGGTCCGGCTGCGCTGTGGTTCGCCGGGTGGTGCGCGCTGCGGCTCGGGTGCGTCACCGCGGTGGCGTTGCCGCTGCTCGGGTGGCTGACGGAGGTGTCAGTGGACGCCTCGCTGTCCGTCCTGGGGTTCGACGCGTTCGGTGCCGGGATCGAGTTGCGCTCCGACCTTCCGGCCGCGCTGCTGCTCGGGGCACTGTGGGGGGCGGGCGCCGGGGCGGTCGGGGCACTGCTGGCGTGTGCGGCCGGGGCCGCCGGGCGACGGGCGGCGCCGGCGGCACTCAGTGACGCGGCGGCCGGGGTGCGGGGGCACGGGGAGACCTCGGGGCCGTACGTGCCGAGCACGCCGTACCGGCCGCCGAACCCCGACACCAATCCGTACCTGCGGCTGCCCGACGGCCTGCGGGAGCCCGAGGACGCACGGCCACCGGGCGCGGCGGCGGGCGGGGGCGACGGATGGGCGAGCGGGGGTGACCCCGCACGCGCGGCGGGCGGCGGACGGGCCGGGGGTGACCCCGTACCAAGGGCAGGCGGTGACGGGCGGGCGATCGGCGGCGACCACGTGCGGGGGCCGGGCAGCGAGCACGGACGGGCTGCCGGGAGCGACCACGCGCGAGCGGCGGAGGGCGACGACGTGTACGGGGCCCCCACGGTCGCCCGGCCCTTCGAGCCGCCGCCTCCCCGGTCACGGTCGGGCGCGCCGGGGGCCTCGTCGCCCGGAAGGCGGCCCCCGGGGTCGCCTCCGCCGGAGGACGGCCCACCGCCACCGGGGCCTCCGCCTCCTGGTCCGCCGCCTCCTGGACGACCCGGGCGGGGGCGGTGA
- the serB gene encoding phosphoserine phosphatase SerB — translation MSASQTSDVPTLLVKIFGKDRPGITAGLFDTLAAYSVDVVDIEQVVTRGRMVLCALVTEPPQGLEGELRATVHSWAESMKMQAEIISGHGDNRPRGHGRSLVTVLGHPLTAEATAAIAGRITKAGGNIDRIFRLAKYPVTAVEFAVSGVETEPLRTALVTDAAALGVDVAVVAAGLHRRAQRLVVMDVDSTLIQDEVIELFAAHAGCEAEVAEVTAAAMRGELDFEQSLHARVALLTGLDASVVDKVRREVRLTPGARTLIRTLKRLGYQVGVVSGGFTQVTDDLKERLGLDFAQANTLEIVDGRLTGRVTGEIVDRAGKARLLRRFAAEAGVPLSQTVAIGDGANDLDMLNSAGLGVAFNAKPVVREAAHTAVNVPFLDTVLYLLGVTREEVEAADAHEED, via the coding sequence ATGAGCGCTTCGCAGACCTCTGACGTCCCCACTCTCCTTGTCAAGATCTTCGGCAAGGACAGGCCGGGCATCACGGCCGGACTCTTCGACACCCTCGCCGCCTACTCCGTCGACGTGGTCGACATCGAGCAGGTCGTGACGCGAGGCCGGATGGTGCTGTGCGCGCTCGTGACCGAGCCGCCCCAGGGCCTGGAAGGCGAGCTGCGGGCGACCGTCCACAGCTGGGCGGAGTCGATGAAGATGCAGGCCGAGATCATCTCCGGCCACGGCGACAACCGGCCCCGCGGTCACGGCCGGTCCCTGGTGACGGTGCTCGGGCATCCGCTCACCGCCGAGGCGACCGCCGCGATCGCCGGCCGGATCACCAAGGCCGGCGGCAACATCGACCGTATCTTCCGGCTCGCCAAGTACCCGGTGACTGCGGTCGAGTTCGCGGTGTCCGGCGTGGAGACCGAGCCGCTGCGCACCGCCCTGGTGACCGACGCGGCGGCACTCGGCGTGGACGTGGCGGTTGTCGCGGCGGGCCTGCACCGGCGCGCTCAGCGCTTGGTCGTGATGGACGTGGACTCGACCCTCATCCAGGACGAGGTGATCGAGCTGTTCGCCGCGCACGCCGGCTGCGAGGCGGAGGTCGCCGAGGTGACGGCGGCCGCGATGCGCGGGGAGCTGGACTTCGAGCAGTCGCTGCACGCGCGCGTGGCGCTGCTGACGGGGTTGGACGCGTCGGTGGTGGACAAGGTGCGCCGTGAGGTGCGGCTGACGCCGGGCGCGCGCACGCTGATCCGCACGCTGAAACGACTCGGCTACCAAGTGGGGGTCGTATCCGGCGGGTTCACCCAGGTCACCGACGACCTCAAGGAGCGGCTTGGCCTGGACTTCGCGCAGGCCAACACGCTGGAGATCGTCGACGGCAGGCTGACCGGCCGGGTCACCGGCGAGATCGTGGACCGGGCGGGCAAGGCGCGGCTGCTGCGCCGGTTCGCCGCGGAGGCGGGCGTACCGCTGTCGCAGACGGTGGCGATCGGTGACGGCGCCAATGACCTCGACATGCTGAACTCGGCCGGCCTCGGGGTCGCCTTCAACGCCAAGCCGGTGGTCCGGGAGGCGGCGCACACCGCGGTGAACGTGCCGTTCCTGGACACGGTCCTCTATCTGCTCGGTGTCACCCGCGAGGAGGTCGAGGCGGCGGACGCGCACGAGGAGGACTGA
- a CDS encoding SixA phosphatase family protein, with protein MSVADPRRIVLFRHAKADWPQVNDHERPLAERGRKDAAVAGRKLADSGISFDLALCSTATRTRETWKLAVQEFPQRPKTVYEERVYEASPGELIAVLNETPDDAQNVLLIGHNPGVQGLAEVLSGSADGAARERMSRRGFPAAAFAVLSFTGSWKSLEPGVATLLDYWAPSE; from the coding sequence ATGAGCGTCGCTGACCCCCGCAGGATTGTCCTCTTCCGGCATGCGAAAGCCGACTGGCCGCAGGTGAACGACCATGAGCGGCCGCTCGCCGAGCGGGGCCGAAAGGACGCCGCCGTCGCCGGACGCAAGCTGGCCGACTCCGGCATCTCCTTCGACCTGGCCCTCTGCTCCACCGCGACCCGGACCCGCGAGACGTGGAAGCTCGCCGTCCAGGAGTTCCCGCAGCGGCCGAAAACCGTCTACGAGGAGCGGGTCTACGAGGCCTCCCCGGGCGAGCTGATCGCCGTGCTGAACGAGACGCCGGACGACGCGCAGAACGTCCTCCTCATCGGCCACAACCCCGGCGTGCAGGGCCTGGCCGAGGTGCTGTCCGGCTCGGCCGACGGCGCCGCCCGCGAGCGGATGAGCCGCCGCGGCTTCCCGGCCGCCGCCTTCGCCGTGCTGTCCTTCACCGGCTCCTGGAAGTCCCTGGAACCCGGCGTGGCCACCCTGCTGGACTACTGGGCCCCCTCCGAGTGA
- a CDS encoding SGM_5486 family transporter-associated protein, whose translation MPVLDPNPRNGQKKMLLVFGSFLAIFVIIAVIASIAAP comes from the coding sequence ATGCCAGTGCTCGACCCGAACCCCCGCAACGGCCAGAAGAAGATGCTGCTCGTCTTCGGCTCGTTCCTCGCCATCTTCGTGATCATCGCCGTCATCGCGTCGATCGCCGCACCGTGA
- a CDS encoding CynX/NimT family MFS transporter, producing MMGSMASEDTWTRHHPDIRGSATAEPPCATEASPTRAGNSAAAGTPPARAWTTRLIVVAIVLSAVNLRPAITSLGALLEEVRDGLGMSGSVAGLLTSVPPLCFAVFGVMAPRLARRFGLGAVVCAGMAAITGGLLLRPYTGGTAGFLAASALALMGIAVSNVLMPVIVKRWFPDRVGSMTGLYSMALALGTSLAAAATVPMTEVLGGSWQSGLAVWAVLAAVAVVPWLPFVRDRRDVREGGPAPAAKTPGREPHAREEAAAAPALRITRSRTAWALAVFFGLQATAAYITMGWMAQIFRDAGVAAGTAGLLLAVTMVMGVPLAFVIPRLATRLPQQGPIVLALGLCGLAGYAGLYFAPAGGAWAWALLLGVSNCAFPLALTMVGMRARTGAGVAQLSAFAQSTGYLISIPGPLLVGVLYQHSGGWGLPIALMAALMVPQMAVGLLAGRDRTVEDEAAR from the coding sequence ATGATGGGCAGCATGGCAAGCGAGGACACCTGGACGCGGCACCACCCCGACATACGCGGTTCGGCCACGGCCGAGCCCCCGTGCGCGACGGAAGCCTCGCCCACACGCGCGGGGAACAGCGCGGCGGCCGGGACGCCGCCCGCGCGCGCGTGGACCACGCGGCTGATCGTCGTCGCCATCGTGCTGTCCGCCGTGAACCTCCGCCCCGCCATCACCAGCCTCGGCGCGCTCCTGGAGGAGGTCCGCGACGGGCTCGGCATGAGCGGCAGCGTGGCCGGCCTGCTCACCTCGGTGCCCCCGCTCTGTTTCGCCGTCTTCGGCGTCATGGCGCCGCGGCTGGCCCGCCGCTTCGGCCTCGGTGCGGTGGTGTGCGCCGGCATGGCCGCCATCACCGGCGGCCTGCTTCTGCGGCCGTACACCGGCGGCACGGCAGGCTTCCTGGCCGCCAGCGCGCTCGCCCTGATGGGCATCGCGGTCAGCAACGTGCTGATGCCGGTCATCGTCAAGCGCTGGTTCCCGGACCGGGTCGGCTCCATGACCGGCCTGTACTCGATGGCGCTGGCCCTCGGCACCTCCCTCGCGGCCGCGGCGACCGTGCCCATGACCGAGGTGCTGGGCGGCAGTTGGCAGTCGGGGCTCGCCGTGTGGGCGGTCCTGGCGGCCGTGGCCGTGGTGCCGTGGCTCCCGTTCGTACGGGACCGGCGGGACGTACGGGAGGGTGGGCCGGCGCCCGCCGCGAAGACGCCCGGACGTGAGCCGCACGCGCGCGAGGAGGCCGCCGCGGCTCCCGCGCTGCGGATCACCCGGAGCCGTACCGCCTGGGCACTCGCCGTCTTCTTCGGCCTCCAGGCCACCGCCGCGTACATCACGATGGGCTGGATGGCGCAGATCTTCCGCGACGCGGGCGTCGCAGCGGGCACGGCCGGACTGCTCCTCGCCGTCACCATGGTCATGGGCGTGCCGCTGGCCTTCGTCATCCCGCGCCTGGCCACCCGGCTGCCCCAGCAGGGCCCCATCGTGCTCGCGCTCGGCCTGTGCGGACTCGCCGGCTACGCCGGCCTGTACTTCGCGCCGGCCGGGGGCGCCTGGGCCTGGGCGCTGCTGCTCGGCGTCTCCAACTGCGCCTTCCCGCTCGCCCTCACCATGGTCGGGATGCGCGCCCGCACGGGTGCGGGTGTCGCCCAGCTGTCGGCGTTCGCGCAGAGCACCGGCTACCTGATCTCCATCCCCGGGCCGCTCCTGGTGGGCGTCCTCTACCAGCACAGCGGCGGCTGGGGCCTGCCGATCGCACTGATGGCCGCGCTCATGGTCCCGCAGATGGCGGTGGGCCTCCTGGCGGGCCGCGACCGCACGGTGGAGGACGAGGCGGCTCGCTGA
- a CDS encoding FadR/GntR family transcriptional regulator: MPLSHPRRSALSEQVIAELRNQIASGEWPVGSRIPTEPELVEQLGVARNTVREAVRALAHNGLLDIRQGSGTYVVATSELAGVMHRRFAGADPRHIAELRSTLESAAAKLAAERRTEKDLKQLDALLLRREEAWESGDAEAFVAADATFHLAVVAASHNDVMTAMYADLGEVLRDWLREDVGEELTPETYMDHGRLLDAIRAGDAGTAATEAASYPFQCRPGRFSSPGSGG, encoded by the coding sequence ATGCCTTTGAGCCATCCCCGCCGTTCGGCACTGTCCGAGCAGGTCATCGCCGAGCTGCGCAACCAGATCGCCTCGGGCGAGTGGCCGGTCGGCTCCCGCATCCCGACGGAGCCCGAGCTGGTCGAGCAGCTCGGGGTCGCCCGCAACACGGTCCGCGAGGCCGTCCGGGCGCTGGCGCACAACGGCCTGCTGGACATCCGCCAGGGCTCCGGCACGTACGTCGTGGCCACCAGCGAGCTGGCCGGCGTGATGCACCGCCGCTTCGCCGGCGCCGACCCCCGGCACATCGCCGAGCTGCGCTCCACGCTGGAGTCGGCCGCCGCGAAGCTGGCCGCCGAACGGCGCACGGAGAAGGACCTCAAGCAGCTCGACGCGCTGCTGCTGCGGCGCGAGGAGGCGTGGGAGTCGGGCGACGCGGAGGCGTTCGTCGCGGCGGACGCCACCTTCCACCTGGCCGTGGTGGCCGCCTCCCACAACGACGTGATGACCGCGATGTACGCCGACCTGGGCGAGGTGCTGCGCGACTGGCTGCGCGAGGACGTCGGCGAGGAGCTGACCCCGGAGACGTACATGGACCACGGCCGGCTGCTGGACGCGATCCGCGCGGGCGACGCCGGGACGGCGGCGACGGAGGCGGCGAGCTATCCGTTCCAGTGCCGCCCGGGCCGGTTCAGCTCCCCCGGTTCTGGTGGCTGA
- the fabI gene encoding enoyl-ACP reductase FabI — MSGILEGKRVLITGVLTEASIAFHTAKLAQEQGAEVILTAFPRPTLTERIAKKLPKPTKVVELDVTNDEHLGRLADVVGEELGGLDGVVHSIGFAPQDALGGNFLNTPFESVATAMHVSAFSLKSLTMACLPLMQNGGSVVGLTFDAQFAWPQYDWMGPAKAALEATNRYMARDLGKQNIRCNLVSAGPLGSMAAKSIPGFSELASVWDTRSPLEWDLKDPEPAGRGVVALLSDWFPKTTGEIVHVDGGLHAIGA; from the coding sequence ATGAGCGGAATTCTCGAGGGCAAGCGCGTCCTGATCACCGGTGTGCTGACGGAGGCCTCCATCGCCTTCCACACCGCCAAGCTGGCACAGGAGCAGGGCGCCGAGGTCATCCTCACCGCGTTCCCGCGGCCCACGCTGACCGAGCGCATCGCCAAGAAGCTCCCCAAGCCCACCAAGGTCGTCGAGCTCGACGTCACCAACGACGAGCACCTGGGCCGCCTCGCCGACGTCGTCGGCGAGGAGCTGGGCGGTCTGGACGGCGTCGTGCACTCCATCGGCTTCGCGCCCCAGGACGCGCTCGGCGGCAACTTCCTCAACACGCCGTTCGAGTCGGTGGCCACGGCCATGCACGTCTCGGCGTTCTCCCTGAAGTCGCTGACCATGGCCTGCCTGCCGCTGATGCAGAACGGCGGCTCGGTGGTCGGCCTCACGTTCGACGCCCAGTTCGCCTGGCCGCAGTACGACTGGATGGGACCCGCCAAGGCCGCCCTGGAGGCCACCAACCGCTACATGGCGCGTGACCTGGGCAAGCAGAACATCCGCTGCAACCTCGTCTCGGCGGGCCCGCTCGGCTCCATGGCCGCCAAGTCCATCCCGGGCTTCAGCGAGCTGGCGTCCGTGTGGGACACCCGCTCCCCGCTGGAGTGGGACCTGAAGGACCCGGAGCCGGCCGGCCGCGGTGTCGTCGCCCTGCTGAGCGACTGGTTCCCGAAGACCACGGGCGAGATCGTCCACGTGGACGGCGGTCTGCACGCGATCGGCGCCTGA
- the fabG gene encoding 3-oxoacyl-[acyl-carrier-protein] reductase, which yields MSRSVLVTGGNRGIGLAIARAFADAGDKVAITYRSGEPPAGFLAVKCDITDPEQVEQAYKEIEAEHGPVEVLVANAGVTRDQLLMRMSEEDFTSVVDTNLTGTFRVVKRANRGMLRAKKGRVVLISSVVGLFGSPGQANYAASKAGLVGFARSLARELGSRNITFNVVAPGFVDTDMTQALTDEQRANIVSQVPLNRYAQPEEIAAAVRFLASDDASYITGAVIPVDGGLGMGH from the coding sequence TTGAGCCGCTCGGTTCTCGTCACCGGAGGCAACCGGGGCATCGGCCTCGCCATCGCCCGCGCTTTCGCCGACGCCGGCGACAAGGTCGCGATCACATACCGCTCGGGTGAGCCGCCGGCCGGCTTCCTCGCCGTCAAGTGCGACATCACCGACCCCGAGCAAGTGGAGCAGGCCTACAAGGAGATCGAGGCCGAACACGGCCCCGTCGAGGTCCTGGTCGCCAACGCCGGCGTCACCAGGGACCAGCTCCTGATGCGGATGTCCGAGGAGGACTTCACCTCGGTCGTCGACACCAACCTCACCGGCACCTTCCGCGTCGTCAAGCGCGCCAACCGCGGCATGCTGCGCGCCAAGAAGGGCCGCGTCGTCCTCATCTCGTCGGTGGTGGGCCTGTTCGGCTCCCCGGGCCAGGCGAACTACGCCGCCTCCAAGGCCGGCCTGGTCGGCTTCGCGCGCTCGCTCGCCCGTGAGCTGGGCTCGCGCAACATCACCTTCAACGTCGTCGCGCCGGGCTTCGTCGACACCGACATGACCCAGGCGCTGACCGACGAGCAGCGCGCGAACATCGTGTCGCAGGTGCCGCTCAACCGGTACGCGCAGCCCGAGGAGATCGCCGCGGCGGTGCGGTTCCTCGCCTCGGACGACGCCTCGTACATCACTGGAGCCGTCATCCCCGTAGACGGCGGACTGGGAATGGGTCACTGA
- a CDS encoding type II toxin-antitoxin system VapC family toxin — MDTSALVTWMTRRSHWGALDAFLQERATEPLATSTLGFVETVRTLDLMGHFPKAMEDLDARITEILLTREVRDAAALLVGRLRTLDAIHVASALSLRDDLTAVVTYDRRMLETARAEGLSAHAPGMAD; from the coding sequence ATGGACACGTCCGCGCTGGTCACCTGGATGACCCGGCGCAGTCACTGGGGCGCGTTGGACGCCTTCCTTCAGGAGCGGGCCACGGAGCCGCTCGCCACCAGCACGCTCGGCTTCGTGGAGACCGTACGGACCCTGGACCTCATGGGGCACTTTCCAAAAGCCATGGAGGACCTGGATGCTCGGATCACCGAGATTCTCCTCACCCGAGAGGTACGTGACGCTGCGGCTCTGCTGGTCGGGCGTCTGAGGACGTTGGATGCGATTCACGTGGCCAGCGCACTCTCCCTGCGGGACGACCTGACCGCCGTGGTGACCTACGACCGCAGGATGCTCGAGACCGCTCGCGCCGAAGGGCTGTCGGCTCACGCACCGGGTATGGCGGACTGA
- a CDS encoding type II toxin-antitoxin system Phd/YefM family antitoxin — translation MSTISVREFSYNPSAVFARVEKGEAIQVTRHGNVIAILSPAGSPMERYAHLVAQGKIKLKPVTAADRHSMPHYEVPEDVDPVALLLAEREEDDR, via the coding sequence ATGAGCACCATTTCCGTTCGCGAGTTCTCGTACAACCCCAGCGCGGTCTTCGCCCGCGTCGAGAAGGGCGAGGCGATCCAGGTCACCCGGCACGGCAACGTGATCGCGATACTGTCACCGGCCGGCAGTCCCATGGAGCGGTACGCGCACCTGGTGGCGCAGGGAAAGATCAAGCTGAAGCCGGTCACCGCCGCCGACCGCCACAGCATGCCGCACTACGAGGTGCCGGAAGACGTCGACCCCGTGGCGCTCCTGCTGGCCGAGCGCGAAGAGGACGACCGTTGA
- a CDS encoding McrC family protein, whose translation MNPRRTQPRDCRDTVARIRLAEGGGWTTWDLTPAQVATLAAHDGLVHLHPETATRWRLKARDRVGSVRLGTGDGALQLTITPKVPVDRLLHLVSYAPERVDFDPRPVTADARPDLLPALAHAFVSAAERALLHGVLHDYRETCDTLPVVRGRIRHADQLRRRPGVPVPLEVAYDDHTPDIPENRLLLAAARRLLRVPGLDPAPRSALQRLTARLDGVRLLPTGAPTPRWTPGRRNARYAHALVLAELVLRGASYELGDGREIAVDGMLMTMWRLFEAYLARAVGEALRLRIGGRPEPQDRNFSLDVAGRHVLKPDLVHYLPSPRDGSMRQAVVLDAKFKTRPQRGDLYQMTAYCVRLGLAEGHLVYASGRPGVVEVPVGEGRLRIWRHVVDLSRPWRNLASDIDGLAESVDTARSGGAM comes from the coding sequence TTGAACCCCCGCCGCACCCAGCCACGGGACTGCCGTGACACCGTCGCGCGCATCCGGCTCGCGGAGGGCGGCGGCTGGACCACCTGGGACCTCACTCCGGCCCAGGTCGCGACGCTCGCCGCCCACGACGGCCTCGTCCACCTGCACCCCGAGACCGCCACACGGTGGCGTCTGAAGGCCAGGGACCGCGTGGGCTCCGTACGCCTCGGCACGGGCGACGGCGCCCTCCAGCTGACGATCACCCCCAAGGTCCCGGTCGACCGTCTCCTCCACCTCGTCTCCTACGCCCCCGAACGCGTCGACTTCGATCCGCGCCCGGTCACCGCCGACGCGCGCCCGGACCTCCTCCCGGCCCTCGCGCACGCCTTCGTCTCCGCCGCCGAACGGGCCCTGCTGCACGGCGTCCTCCACGACTACCGGGAGACGTGCGACACGCTGCCCGTCGTCCGGGGCCGTATCCGCCACGCCGACCAGCTCCGCCGCAGACCGGGCGTCCCCGTGCCCCTGGAAGTCGCCTACGACGACCACACGCCCGACATACCGGAGAACCGCCTCCTCCTCGCCGCCGCTCGTCGCCTCCTGCGTGTGCCCGGCCTTGACCCGGCCCCGCGCTCCGCCCTCCAGCGCCTTACCGCCCGGCTCGACGGAGTCCGGCTCCTGCCCACCGGGGCGCCGACACCCCGGTGGACCCCCGGCCGGCGGAACGCCCGCTACGCCCACGCACTGGTCCTCGCCGAACTCGTCCTGCGCGGTGCCTCCTACGAACTCGGCGACGGCCGCGAGATCGCCGTCGACGGGATGCTCATGACCATGTGGCGCCTCTTCGAGGCCTACCTGGCCCGCGCCGTCGGCGAAGCCCTGCGCCTGCGCATCGGGGGCAGGCCCGAGCCGCAGGACCGGAATTTCTCCCTGGACGTCGCGGGCAGGCACGTCCTCAAGCCCGACCTCGTGCACTACCTGCCGTCGCCGCGCGACGGGTCGATGCGCCAGGCCGTCGTCCTGGACGCCAAGTTCAAGACCAGACCGCAGCGGGGCGACCTGTACCAGATGACCGCGTACTGCGTACGCCTCGGTCTCGCCGAGGGCCATCTCGTCTACGCCTCCGGCCGACCCGGAGTCGTGGAGGTGCCGGTGGGGGAGGGGCGGCTGAGGATCTGGCGACACGTCGTCGATCTCTCACGTCCCTGGCGGAACCTGGCCTCGGACATCGACGGTCTCGCCGAGTCGGTCGACACCGCGCGCAGCGGCGGAGCCATGTGA